The DNA segment CTGCCGTTCAAGATCATGATGAACGTCGGCAACCCGGACCGCGCCTTCGACTTCGCGCAACTGCCGAACGCCGGTGTCGGCCTGGCCCGTCTGGAATTCATCATCAACCGCATGATCGGCGTGCACCCGAAAGCACTGCTGAACTACGACGGCCTGCCGCAGGAAATCAAGGACAGCGTCGACAAGCGCATCGCCGGTTACGACGATCCGGTTGGCTTCTACGTCGAAAAATTGGTTGAGGGCATCAGCACCCTCGCTGCCGCGTTCTGGCCAAAGAAGGTCATCGTGCGTCTGTCGGACTTCAAGTCCAACGAATACGCCAACCTGATCGGCGGCAAGCTCTACGAGCCGGAAGAAGAAAACCCGATGCTCGGCTTCCGTGGCGCTTCGCGTTACATCAGCGAATCGTTCCGCGACTGCTTCGAACTCGAGTGCCGCGCGCTGAAACGCGTACGCAACGAGATGGGCCTGACCAACGTCGAAATCATGGTGCCGTTCGTCCGTACCCTCGGCGAAGCCAGCCAGGTGGTCGATCTGCTCGCCGAAAACGGCCTGGCCCGTGGCGACAACGGCCTACGCGTGATCATGATGTGCGAACTGCCATCCAACGCGATTCTCGCTGAAGAATTCCTCGAATTCTTCGACGGTTTCTCGATCGGTTCCAACGACCTGACCCAGCTGACCCTGGGCCTGGACCGTGACTCCGGGATCATCGCGCACCTGTTCGACGAGCGTAATCCGGCGGTCAAGAAGCTGTTGGCCAACGCGATTGCCGCGTGCAACAAGGCCGGCAAGTACATCGGCATCTGCGGCCAGGGCCCTTCGGACCACCCGGATCTGGCCAAGTGGCTGATGGAGCAGGGCATCGAAAGCGTGTCGCTGAACCCGGATTCCGTACTGGAAACCTGGTTCTTCCTCGCGGAAGGTCAGGCGCAGGCTTGATCCATATGTGAACGGCCATCCTCCCCTGTGGGAGCGGGCTTGCTCGCGAAGACGGAATAAGATCCGCCACAAATGTTGGCTGATACACCGCTTTCGCGAGCAAGCCCGCTCCCACAAAGGTCGGGGGCTTTGAGATTCAAGTAGGGCGGGCTCATGTAGATGCCGCCCTTTTTTGTGCAAGAGCATTATGCAAAGCAGCAGCAACCTGTTTCCTGTCGCCCTGATCAGCGCCGAACGTCGCGGTGATCTGAGCGAAGATGTGTATCGATTGAAACCCGGCAACAGTCCCGACTGGTCCGTGGAAATCGCCGTGACCCGTCTGGGCATGGCCGATGACACGACACCGCGCGGCGTGCCGGTGATTATGCTGCACGGCAGTTTTTCCAATCGGCGCTTCTGGTTTTCCCCCAAAGGACTGGGGCTGGGCGCGTACCTGACGCGTCTGGGTTTTGATGTATGGATTCCGGAGATGCGCGGCCATGGCCTGTCGCAGCGCAACCAGGACTACCGCCGCAACCGCGTGGCTGACTACGCCCGGTACGATCTGCCGGCGATTGCCGCGTTCGTGCGCGAGCAGAGCGGGCAGGTGCCACACTGGATCGGCCATTCGCTGGGCGGCATTACCCTGGCGGCGGCGCTGGGTGGCGAATACCTTGGCGAGCCAGCCGTGGCTTCCGCGGCGTTTTTCGGCACGCAGGTCAGTCGCACGTACTGGCCGCTGAAGATTCCACCGGTGGAGTGGAGCGGGCGCTTCATTCTCAAGCGTTTCGCGCAATTGTCCGGCTCACGCCTCAAGCGCGGCCCGGAGGACGAGCCGATCGGTCTGGCGCTGGAAAGCATGCGCTGGTACGGCTTGTTTGGGCGTTTTGGCGACAAGGACAAGGATTGGTGGGCCGGCCTGGCCGAGGTGCAGGTGCCGGTGCTGGCCGTGACGGCGGCGGGCGATCATCAGGATCCGGCGTGGGCCTGTCGCAAGCTGTTCGAGCAGATCGGCTCCGAGCACAAGAAATTCGTCAATCTGGGGCGTGAGCAGGGCTTCAGTGACAATTTCGGTCACGTCGAGATGCTGGTGAGCAAGGCTGCACAGGCCGAAGTCTGGCCGCTGGTGGCGCGCTGGCTGCAGGACCAGCAGACACCATTGCTCGGCGACAAGCCGGATCTGGCGGCCGCGGGTTGAGGCCAAGGCTCTGAAAAGGGCATTTCGCTCAGGTCGGCTTGCGGCTAAGATATGACGCATTGTGCGGTTCTGGTCATAAAGGGTGGCTGTTTAGCTATTACGTTTCAGCGTATGTTCAGGTTCATTCAGCGAACATTGCATGAATCAGGGTAAACAGCGACTGCCGGAGCTCGTCTCAAAAGAATGCGGCATCCTAGATCGTCTTCCTTTAACAGGAGTTTCTCGATGAACCATTACCTCACGCCTGACCTGTGCGACGCCTATCCGGAGCTGGTGCAGGTGCTGGAACCGATGTTCAGCAATTTCGGCGGCCGTGATTCTTTCGGCGGCGAAATCGTGACCATCAAATGTTTCGAAGATAACTCGCTGGTCAAAGAGCAAGCCGAACTCAAGGGTGACGGCAAGGTGCTGGTGGTCGATGGCGGCGGTTCGCTGCGTCGCGCGCTGTTGGGCGACATGATCGCCGAGAAAGCCGCGAAAAACGGTTGGGAAGGGCTGGTGATCTACGGTTGCATTCGTGACGTCGACGTCATCGCCCAGACCGATCTCGGTGTCCAGGCGCTGGCCAGCCATCCAATGAAGACCGAAAAACGCGGTATCGGCGACCTTAACGTACCGGTGACTTTCGCCGGCGTGACGTTCCACCCGGGCCACTACATTTATGCGGACAACAACGGCGTGATCATCTCGCCGAGCCCGCTGAAGATGCCTGAATAAACAGCGGCAGAACAAAGGGATGCGGATGTTCGAGGAAGAAAACGCGCAGTGGGGGCTGGTGCATGCCCTGGTGCTGGACGGTAAAGGCGGTGCGCGTTCGATAGCCAGGACCGAGCTCGACGATCTGCAGCTACAGGCCCATGAGAGTCTGTGGCTGCATTGGGATCGCAGTCATCCGCAAACCCAGACCTGGCTGCGCAAATCCAGCGGCCTGAATGAATTCGCCTGCGACCTGCTGCTGGAAGAGAACACTCGGCCG comes from the Pseudomonas sp. RSB 5.4 genome and includes:
- the rraA gene encoding ribonuclease E activity regulator RraA, which gives rise to MNHYLTPDLCDAYPELVQVLEPMFSNFGGRDSFGGEIVTIKCFEDNSLVKEQAELKGDGKVLVVDGGGSLRRALLGDMIAEKAAKNGWEGLVIYGCIRDVDVIAQTDLGVQALASHPMKTEKRGIGDLNVPVTFAGVTFHPGHYIYADNNGVIISPSPLKMPE
- a CDS encoding alpha/beta fold hydrolase — protein: MQSSSNLFPVALISAERRGDLSEDVYRLKPGNSPDWSVEIAVTRLGMADDTTPRGVPVIMLHGSFSNRRFWFSPKGLGLGAYLTRLGFDVWIPEMRGHGLSQRNQDYRRNRVADYARYDLPAIAAFVREQSGQVPHWIGHSLGGITLAAALGGEYLGEPAVASAAFFGTQVSRTYWPLKIPPVEWSGRFILKRFAQLSGSRLKRGPEDEPIGLALESMRWYGLFGRFGDKDKDWWAGLAEVQVPVLAVTAAGDHQDPAWACRKLFEQIGSEHKKFVNLGREQGFSDNFGHVEMLVSKAAQAEVWPLVARWLQDQQTPLLGDKPDLAAAG